One window of the Chitinispirillales bacterium genome contains the following:
- a CDS encoding virulence RhuM family protein, with amino-acid sequence MKKEETRFLIYTTPKENVKVDVIVKDETIWLTQAQIAQLFDVEIPAISKHLKNILDEGELEEKAVISKMETTASDGKNYLVKYYNLDAIISVGYRVNSSKATQFRIWATKTLKEFVVKGFVLDDERLKQGETAFGKDYFRELLERVRSIRVSERRIWQKITDIFAECSVDYNKNSQITHDFYVMVQNKFHYAITGHTAAEIIHSKANRNEKNMGLQTWKNAPDGRILNLDVKIAKNYLFENDIKRLERTISGYFDYVEDLIEQRKTFTMEEFAESIDKFLLFREYKILSGKGKISKVQAEQKANEEYDEFNKTQKIISDFDKRVKKLKRDN; translated from the coding sequence ATGAAAAAAGAAGAAACACGGTTTTTAATATATACGACGCCGAAAGAAAATGTAAAAGTTGACGTGATCGTAAAAGACGAAACGATTTGGCTGACGCAAGCGCAAATTGCGCAGTTATTTGATGTGGAAATACCGGCGATAAGTAAACATCTAAAAAATATTCTTGATGAAGGTGAATTAGAAGAAAAAGCAGTTATTTCCAAAATGGAAACAACTGCTTCCGACGGTAAAAACTATCTCGTTAAGTATTACAACCTTGACGCTATCATATCTGTCGGTTATCGTGTAAATTCTTCAAAAGCGACGCAATTTAGAATTTGGGCGACTAAAACGCTGAAAGAATTTGTTGTTAAAGGTTTTGTATTAGACGATGAGCGTTTGAAGCAAGGCGAGACCGCTTTCGGGAAAGATTATTTTAGAGAACTTTTGGAGCGGGTTCGTTCCATTCGGGTAAGCGAACGCCGTATTTGGCAGAAAATCACAGATATTTTTGCGGAATGCAGCGTTGATTATAACAAAAATTCGCAGATAACTCACGATTTTTATGTAATGGTACAAAATAAATTCCATTATGCTATTACAGGACATACGGCGGCCGAAATTATACACTCAAAAGCGAATAGAAATGAAAAGAATATGGGACTTCAAACGTGGAAAAACGCTCCTGACGGTCGTATTTTGAACCTTGATGTGAAAATTGCAAAAAATTATTTGTTTGAAAACGATATAAAGCGGTTGGAGAGAACGATCAGCGGTTATTTTGATTACGTAGAAGACCTTATTGAGCAAAGAAAAACTTTTACGATGGAAGAATTTGCAGAAAGCATAGACAAGTTTTTGTTATTCAGAGAATACAAAATTTTATCGGGTAAAGGCAAGATTTCAAAAGTGCAAGCTGAACAAAAAGCAAACGAAGAATACGACGAGTTTAATAAAACACAAAAAATAATTTCAGATTTTGATAAAAGAGTAAAAAAATTAAAAAGGGATAATTAA
- a CDS encoding glycosyltransferase, protein MIPKLSIITVNLNNKNGLIDTAKSVVAQTWTDYEWIIIDGGSTDGSVEVIKEYADKTDKLVYWCSEPDGGIYQGMNKGIEKASGEYCWFLNSGDYAYKNTTLAEIFANEFDEDIVYGDVEIKRMDGSFLLHRQKGKLTLPLFVYAGPAHQGILTKRKLLNRMGRYSENYKISADWGFYLKSIHKNNALCKKIPIVYSVVVSGGISNSENFEKEHKNERKQLFKEIFPNNYFFIYFFCFFSEFSFRNKSYLFRKFFAKKFFHRSID, encoded by the coding sequence ATGATTCCTAAACTTTCAATAATAACGGTAAATCTAAACAACAAGAACGGGCTTATCGACACAGCCAAAAGCGTAGTCGCTCAAACTTGGACCGATTACGAATGGATAATAATTGACGGCGGCTCGACGGACGGAAGCGTCGAAGTAATAAAAGAATACGCCGATAAAACCGATAAATTGGTCTATTGGTGCAGTGAACCTGACGGAGGAATTTATCAAGGAATGAACAAGGGAATTGAAAAAGCGAGCGGAGAATATTGCTGGTTTTTAAATTCCGGCGATTATGCTTACAAAAATACTACTCTTGCAGAAATTTTCGCTAATGAGTTTGATGAGGATATTGTGTATGGGGATGTTGAAATAAAAAGAATGGATGGCAGTTTTTTACTTCACAGACAAAAAGGAAAATTAACTTTGCCTCTTTTTGTATATGCAGGACCAGCACATCAGGGAATCTTGACAAAGCGAAAATTGTTAAACAGAATGGGACGATATAGCGAAAACTATAAAATAAGTGCTGATTGGGGATTTTATTTAAAATCAATACATAAAAATAACGCTTTGTGCAAAAAAATCCCGATTGTTTATTCGGTTGTTGTCAGCGGTGGTATAAGTAATTCGGAAAATTTTGAAAAAGAACATAAAAATGAAAGAAAACAGTTATTCAAAGAAATATTTCCGAATAATTATTTTTTCATTTATTTTTTTTGTTTTTTTAGCGAATTTTCATTTAGAAATAAATCATATTTGTTTAGAAAATTTTTTGCAAAGAAATTTTTTCATCGGAGCATTGATTAG